Genomic window (candidate division WOR-1 bacterium RIFOXYB2_FULL_36_35):
TCAAGAAAAACGTTTAAGATTTGAAAATGACCAGTTTTATCTTAAGTCTGCGGAAGAGATGTTTGAAGTTTTTAAAGATGTTCCACAGGCTATTGACAATACCCTGGAAGTTGCCGAGAAATGTAATTTTGAACTTGAAACTGGGAAATTACATCTTCCCAATTTCGAAGTTCCGGATAGAGAGACCCCTAATTCTTATCTTGAAAAGCTTGTTTGGGATGGCATTAAGACAAAATATGGCGTAAAAATTGAGGCTATGGGCCAGGAGAAACTTGTTGTCCCTCCTGAAATTAATGATCGGGTTAAGTATGAGTTGTATACAATAGAGAAGATGGAGTATGCTGCATATTTCCTTATAGTTCAAGATTTTATAAATTTTGCAAGGAGCAAGGGGATACAAGTGGGGCCGGGAAGAGGATCTGCGGCTGGATCCATTATATCTTATGCTTTAGGGATAACAAGTATTGATCCTTTAAAGTATGGTTTGCTTTTTGAGCGGTTTCTTAATTTGGAAAGAATATCCATGCCGGATATTGACATAGATTTTTGCTTTGAGCGTCGTCAGGAAGTTATTGATTATGTCAACAGAAAATATGGAACTGATCATGTTGCTCAAATAGTAACGTTTGGAACTATGGCAGCCCGTGGCGCAATAAGAGATGTTGGCAGGGTCCAAAGGATGCCTCTTTCTGAGGTTGATAAAATTGCCAAGATGATACCTTTTGGCCCTAAAATTACAATTGAAGATGGATTGAGCATTAATAAAGAACTAAAGGCTCTTTATGATAGCGATGAAAAAGTTAAAAACTTAATAGAAACTGCAAAAAAATTAGAAGGATTGTCCCGTCATGCCTCTGTTCATGCTGCTGGGGTTGTAATTTCTGAAAAACCTTTAATGGAGCATCTTCCCCTTCAAAGGTTGGATGAAAATTCTATTGTTACCCAGTATCAGATGACAGATTTGGAAAAAATAGGGATCCTCAAGATGGATTTTTTGGGATTGAGAAACCTGACAATGATCGATCATGCCGTAAATATTATTAAAGAACGCAGAAACGAGGAAATTGATATGGGCAACCTTATTTTAAATGACCATAAAACTTTTTCACTTTTGCGATTAGGTGAGACGATAGGGGTTTTTCAGCTTGAATCTCGAGGTATGCGTGGATTAATGAAAGATTTACAGCCGGATAATTTCGAGGAAATTATAGCACTGCTTGCTTTATACAGGCCAGGGCCTCTTGAGTCGGGAATGGTTGATGATTATGTTAAACGCAAACACAAAAAAATTCCCGTTCATTATGATCTCCCTGAACTTATTCCCATCCTTGAAGAGACTTATGGAGTAATTTTGTATCAGGAACAGGTTATGGAAATTGCAAGTAAGGTTGCCGGTTTTACCATGGGCCAGGCAGATGTTTTGCGAGCGGCAATGGGGAAGAAAAAAGTTAAAGAAATGGCCAAGCAGAAGGAACTTTTTATTGAAGGGGCGGTTAAAAGAAATGTTTCAAAGCATAAAGCTACGGAATTGTATAATCTTTGTGCGAAATTTGCCGGATATGGTTTTAATAAATCACATTCAACAGCCTATTCTTTGATTTCTTACCAAACGGCATATCTTAAAGCAAATTACCAGGAAGAATTTATGGCGGCGCTTCTTACCTCGATTATGGGGAATACCGATAAAATAACTCTTTACATATCTGAAGCCCAAAGAATGAAGATAAAGGTTTTGCCTCCCGATGTTAATTTTAGCACTCGTGTCTTTACTGTTGTTGATGAAGGAATTCGGTTTGGTTTGACCGCAATAAAAAATGTCGGAATAGGCGCTATCGAGTCTATACTGGAAAGCAGAAAAAAAGAGGGGACATTTAAATCTCTTTTGGATTTTTGCAGAAGGGTTGATACAAGGACTTGCAATAAAAAGGTGATAGAAAGCCTTATAAAGTCGGGAGCCATGGATTCTTTCGGCAAAACTAGAAATTATTTGCTTTCTGTTTATGAGAGGGTTCTCACTGCCGCTTCTGGCGAGCAAAAAGAGCGGGCGAGCGGGCAAATTTTTATGTTTGATGTAACTCCCCAGGCTTATAAAGAACCATCAGATGAATATTTGCTGGAAAATATTGAACCTGTAGACCACACATCGGAAGAATTATTAAGAATGGAAAAAGAATTACTAGGTCTTTATATTTCTAAGCATCCACTGGAGAATTTGATTGATTCATTGGAAGGGCAGGTTGAATACCGTGTGGCGGATGTCGTTGAAAAATATGAGGGTGACATTGTAAAAATAGGCGGATTATTGACTTCAATCAGAAAAATTACCACCAAAAAAGGCGACATGATGATGGTTGCGGCACTGGAAGACTTGTCGGGGAGTATTCCCCTTGTAATATTTCCTAAAACTTATAATAAATATGTGCATCTGTTAAATGATGATGCTGTTATAATAATAAAAGGGAAGCTTAACAGGGACGCAAGAACCGAAGAGATGAATGTGTGGGCGGAGACTGTTGAGCCTCTTGCCGAACTTGAGAAAGTCAGGTCTCTTCATATTGAGGTGGTTGAATTAAAAGATAAAGCGATTCTTGAAAGGCTGAAAGATATCTTGTTGTTTTATAGGGGGAATGAACCTGTGATAATCTATTATGACGATCAGAAGGTGGCGGCAGGTTCCAAGTATCGGGTTGATATAAATCCGGAACTTGTAGAACGAATTGAAGAACTTTTGGGGACGGGAGCTGCAAGAGTTGAACAGAGACACTTAAAAAGAATGAAAAATGACTTAATTAAGAATGACTAAAAGGGAAGGATGGAAGAGGATTAGTGTAACTTTTCAGTTTTTTGAAATAAACCCCGATTATGATAATTGGGGTAAAAGTTTTTTTATTTTGAACGTTTGGCGACACTGACATTGTACGCATTAGTCATTAAGTCATTTTTAATTATAATGGGCTTGTTGCCTAATGATAGTTTTTGCAATTTGTCATCCCCGCGAAAGCGGGGATCCATCTTGTTTTTTGAGAAATAGATTCCCGTTTTCACGGGAATGACCATTACGCAACAGACCCATAATATAAGGAGGCTAATTTTTATGAATTTAAAGTTTAATAAAGATGGATTGATTCCTGTTATAGCGCAGGATTATAAGACAGGAGATGTTTTAATGCTGGCTTATATGAATGAGGAGTCCTATAAAAAAACTGTTGAAACAAAAGAGATGTGGTATTGGTCGCGATCAAGAAAGGTTTTGTGGCATAAGGGGGATACTTCCGGTCACATTCAAAAAGTAAAAGAGCTTTATTACGATTGTGATGCTGATGCGCTTCTTGCAAAAATTGAGCAGGTAGGGGATGTTGCTTGCCATACAGGCAATAGGAGCTGTTTTTTTAATAAAGTGATATAGGTTTTTAAATTGTTTTTCATGTAATTTTATGATAAAGTAGGGACAAATATGAAGGATTTAATATCCATCCATGATTTAACCTCCTTGCAAGTTGAGGAGATTCTTAGCCTTGCCTGCGACCTTAAACAGAAACAGAAAGATAAAGAGAAGCATGAATATCTTTGGGCTAAATCCCTTGTTATGAT
Coding sequences:
- a CDS encoding DNA polymerase III subunit alpha → MPRKFVHLHVHSEYSLLDGASKITELVKRVKELDMSAVALTDHGNMYAAVKFFLECKEHEIKPLIGCELYLAPRSRLDKETKEDRSPFHLTFLAKDEEGYRNLIKLVSLASLEGFYNKPRIDKELLGKYNKGLVCLSGCLQGEIGVHLLNNQQDKAIDAISFYKDLFGDDFYIEIMDMGLYDQKTVNPRIIEVAKKLNVKLVATNDAHYLKREDAFAQDVLLCIGTNSFLDQEKRLRFENDQFYLKSAEEMFEVFKDVPQAIDNTLEVAEKCNFELETGKLHLPNFEVPDRETPNSYLEKLVWDGIKTKYGVKIEAMGQEKLVVPPEINDRVKYELYTIEKMEYAAYFLIVQDFINFARSKGIQVGPGRGSAAGSIISYALGITSIDPLKYGLLFERFLNLERISMPDIDIDFCFERRQEVIDYVNRKYGTDHVAQIVTFGTMAARGAIRDVGRVQRMPLSEVDKIAKMIPFGPKITIEDGLSINKELKALYDSDEKVKNLIETAKKLEGLSRHASVHAAGVVISEKPLMEHLPLQRLDENSIVTQYQMTDLEKIGILKMDFLGLRNLTMIDHAVNIIKERRNEEIDMGNLILNDHKTFSLLRLGETIGVFQLESRGMRGLMKDLQPDNFEEIIALLALYRPGPLESGMVDDYVKRKHKKIPVHYDLPELIPILEETYGVILYQEQVMEIASKVAGFTMGQADVLRAAMGKKKVKEMAKQKELFIEGAVKRNVSKHKATELYNLCAKFAGYGFNKSHSTAYSLISYQTAYLKANYQEEFMAALLTSIMGNTDKITLYISEAQRMKIKVLPPDVNFSTRVFTVVDEGIRFGLTAIKNVGIGAIESILESRKKEGTFKSLLDFCRRVDTRTCNKKVIESLIKSGAMDSFGKTRNYLLSVYERVLTAASGEQKERASGQIFMFDVTPQAYKEPSDEYLLENIEPVDHTSEELLRMEKELLGLYISKHPLENLIDSLEGQVEYRVADVVEKYEGDIVKIGGLLTSIRKITTKKGDMMMVAALEDLSGSIPLVIFPKTYNKYVHLLNDDAVIIIKGKLNRDARTEEMNVWAETVEPLAELEKVRSLHIEVVELKDKAILERLKDILLFYRGNEPVIIYYDDQKVAAGSKYRVDINPELVERIEELLGTGAARVEQRHLKRMKNDLIKND
- a CDS encoding phosphoribosyl-AMP cyclohydrolase produces the protein MTITQQTHNIRRLIFMNLKFNKDGLIPVIAQDYKTGDVLMLAYMNEESYKKTVETKEMWYWSRSRKVLWHKGDTSGHIQKVKELYYDCDADALLAKIEQVGDVACHTGNRSCFFNKVI